The Trypanosoma brucei brucei TREU927 chromosome 9, whole genome shotgun sequence genome includes a window with the following:
- a CDS encoding variant surface glycoprotein (GPI-Anchor Signal predicted for Tb09.354.0180 by DGPI v2.04 with cleavage site probability 2.4940002 near 486), giving the protein MIYIVLLALFALPKAVSPAANQNAAEYRALCDLIALKESISTLTEPTADTAVTDIVNDIEMLNISTATDSFIADRDGELKETESGVKKSEKEAWQEKIKKLDQETGEPKTVKYKRLKDKTTRGPANQNINKLLQRAQQLKIAYEQQISEAKSKKTAITTSIKNAIYGKGQEDFQEKALDTNDAKNNCGKAAGSENVGQSLSNDLVCLCIPDQGANGNDLCEHGLQPTAVAVANRGSQTTPQYTTMVNGCKLQHRKRQLTPYLIIQRLAAFDSLLGRQAQTATTAAATRTLGKPHSDGNCDNSATQGMCVNYKQQIETATTGIPWVAQLTQAAHDLTAMNKATEHAAAIKTQLESIQASAWAVYAAAVNTELNQRHPKQNEQPIQATTVNDNKCKPTNATPAECPSDHCVYDDKATDGNKCKPKPGTETTAAAGTGETPKEGAAATGCVAHKDKTTCENDKTGDKQNCAWRRGKDSEPDREKEMCLDSSSLVNKKLDLMAAAFVSLVKF; this is encoded by the coding sequence ATGATCTATATAGTGCTCCTAGCGCTCTTTGCGTTACCCAAGGCAGTATCTCCAGCTGCCAACCAAAACGCAGCTGAGTACAGAGCTTTATGCGATTTAATAGCGCTCAAGGAGTCCATTTCGACGTTAACTGAACCAACAGCCGACACTGCAGTTACAGACATCGTTAACGACATCGAAATGCTGAACATATCAACGGCCACAGACAGTTTCATAGCGGACAGAGATGGCGAACTTAAAGAGACAGAATCGGGAGtcaaaaaaagcgaaaaagagGCATGGcaggaaaagataaaaaagctCGATCAAGAGACAGGAGAACCCAAAACTGTCAAATACAAAAGACTAAAAGACAAAACGACGCGTGGGCCAGCAAACCAAAACATCAACAAGTTGCTGCAACGGGCTCAGCAGCTGAAAATTGCTTACGAACAACAGATCTCAGAGgcgaaatcaaaaaaaacagcgatTACAACATCAATTAAAAACGCTATTTACGGAAAAGGACAGGAAGACTTCCAAGAAAAAGCACTTGACACCAACGACGCAAAAAACAACTGCGGAAAAGCGGCAGGCAGCGAAAACGTCGGTCAAAGCCTAAGCAACGACCTGGTGTGCCTTTGCATACCGGACCAAGGCGCGAACGGAAACGACTTGTGCGAACACGGGCTGCAACCAACAGCGGTAGCCGTAGCAAACCGAGGCAGCCAAACCACACCACAGTACACCACCATGGTCAACGGCTGCAAACTGCAGCATCGGAAAAGACAACTGACGCCATATTTAATAATCCAACGCCTCGCAGCGTTTGACAGCCTTTTGGGCAGACAAGCGCAAACAGCGACCACAGCAGCGGCGACAAGAACACTTGGCAAACCACACAGCGATGGAAACTGCGACAACAGCGCAACCCAGGGCATGTGCGTCAACTATAAGCAGCAAATAGAAACAGCAACCACAGGCATCCCATGGGTAGCACAACTAACCCAAGCCGCCCATGATTTAACAGCAATGAACAAAGCAACAGAACATGCGGCAGCCATCAAGACACAACTGGAGAGCATTCAAGCGAGTGCTTGGGCTGTCTACGCAGCGGCGGTAAACACCGAGCTCAACCAACGGCACCCAAAGCAAAACGAACAACCGATACAAGCAACAACAGTCAACGACAACAAGTGCAAGCCAACAAACGCAACTCCTGCCGAATGCCCAAGCGACCATTGCGTTTATGACGATAAAGCAACAGATGGTAacaaatgcaaacctaaaccaggaacagaaaccacagcagcagcaggaacaggagagacaCCAAAAGAGGGAGCAGCTGCAACTGGGTGTGTAGCACACAAAGATAAAACCacttgtgaaaatgacaaaacaggcgacaagcaaaattgtgcatggagaaggggaaaagataGTGAGCCTGaccgagaaaaagaaatgtgcctTGATTCCAGTTCTCTTGTCAATAAGAAGTTGGAtctgatggctgctgcttttgtgagctTGGTAAAATTTTAG